The following coding sequences lie in one Arabidopsis thaliana chromosome 3, partial sequence genomic window:
- a CDS encoding SET domain-containing protein (SET domain-containing protein; CONTAINS InterPro DOMAIN/s: RuBisCO-cytochrome methylase, RMS1 (InterPro:IPR011383); BEST Arabidopsis thaliana protein match is: Rubisco methyltransferase family protein (TAIR:AT1G14030.1); Has 25210 Blast hits to 12491 proteins in 636 species: Archae - 52; Bacteria - 1284; Metazoa - 10981; Fungi - 2786; Plants - 1267; Viruses - 743; Other Eukaryotes - 8097 (source: NCBI BLink).), producing MATRRLRAFKRWMQANGVDCSEALNLVDDENDGVSVRAFCDLKEGDVVANISKTACLTIKTSGAREMIESADLDGSLGLSVALMYERSLGEESPWAGYLQILPIQEDLPLVWSLEDLDSLLSGTELHKLVKEDHVLIYEDWKENILPLTSSLPQNVDSDSFGIKEYLAAKSLIASRSFEIDDYHGSGMVPLADLFNHKTGAEDVHFTHESDSEADESDNDDAANETTDEDEPSSKISSSPEQSFEEVPGENTDDEAKEEEEEEEEEEEGEEEEEGEEEEENSSMLQNDQSGLKMIMVKDVSAGAEVFNTYGLMGNAALLHRYGFTELDNPYDIVNIDLELVTEWSTSSFTSRYTRARLALWRKLGYTGCESQNSEYFEVSSTGEPQTELLILLYILLLPDDTYNKLDLAESTTGASPSKEGKRSSSYEITIGKHKFVYGESGNDILLTDGVCEALLTIVDKRESLYGSLSSLEDDIVRVKTCCLPRDRRLYHSLVLRVSERKILKKLRSYIHTQTNESSSGKRRKKMVPKS from the exons ATGGCCACAAG GAGATTAAGAGCATTCAAGAGATGGATGCAAGCTAACGGCGTTGATTGCAGCGAAGCTCTCAACCTCGTCGACGACGAAAACGATGGTGTCTCTGTGAGAGCATTCTGCGATTTGAAGGAAGGAGATGTTGTTGCCAATATCTCAAAAACTGCTTGTCTCACTATCAAAACCAGTGGAGCTCGTGAGATGATCGAATCTGCTGATTTAGATGGAAGTTTAGGTCTCTCTGTGGCTCTCATGTACGAGAGAAGCTTAGGTGAAGAATCTCCTTGGGCTGGTTATCTTCAGATTCTTCCTATTCAAGAAGATTTGCCTCTTGTTTGGTCTCTTGAAGACTTAGATTCTCTCTTATCTGGAACTGAGCTTCATAAG TTGGTGAAGGAAGATCATGTTCTTATATATGAGGATtggaaagaaaacattttgcCGCTTACCTCTTCACTGCCTCAGAATGTTGATTCTGATTCGTTTGGAATCAAAGAGTATCTTGCTGCTAAGAGTTTAATTGCTTCACGGTCTTTCGAAATCGATGATTACCATGGATCCGGGATGGTTCCTCTTGCAGACCT CTTTAATCATAAAACTGGGGCAGAAGACGTTCACTTCACTCATGAATCCGATTCTGAAGCTGATGAATCTGACAACGATGATGCTGCAAATGAGACCACTGATGAAGACGAGCCTTCCAGTAAAATTTCTTCCTCGCCTGAGCAGTCTTTTGAGGAAGTTCCTGGTGAAAACACTGATGACgaagccaaagaagaagaagaagaagaagaagaagaagaagaaggagaagaagaagaagaaggagaagaggaagaagaaaactcttcAATGCTGCAAAATGATCAATCCGGTCTAAAAATGATTATGGTGAAGGATGTCTCAGCTGGAGCTGAG GTATTCAATACATACGGTTTGATGGGTAATGCTGCATTACTCCACAGGTACGGATTTACAGAGCTCGATAATCCATATGACATAGTAAACATAGATCTAGAATTAGTAACCGAATGGAGCACATCCTCATTCACAAGCCGGTACACTCGAGCTAGACTGGCCTTGTGGAGAAAACTAGGTTACACAGGATGCGAGAGTCAAAACTCAGAATACTTTGAGGTATCTTCAACCGGAGAACCCCAAACCGAGCTCCTGATCCTACTCTATATACTGCTCTTACCAGACGACACATACAATAAACTGGATCTAGCTGAATCAACAACAGGAGCTTCTCCCtcgaaagaaggaaaaagatcttcttcttacGAGATAACAATTGGGAAACACAAGTTTGTGTATGGAGAAAGCGGAAATGATATTCTTCTGACAGATGGTGTTTGTGAAGCTCTTCTAACTATTGTGGATAAGCGAGAGAGTTTATATGGATCATTGAGCTCATTGGAAGATGACATTGTTAGGGTGAAGACTTGTTGTCTTCCGAGAGACAGGAGACTATATCATTCGCTTGTGTTGCGTGTGAGTGAGAGGAAGATTCTAAAGAAGCTTAGGAGCTACATCCATACCCAGACCAATGAGTCTTCCAGCGGAAAGCGCCGGAAGAAGATGGTTCCAAAATCCTAG
- the NAC065 gene encoding NAC domain containing protein 65 (NAC domain containing protein 65 (NAC065); FUNCTIONS IN: sequence-specific DNA binding transcription factor activity; INVOLVED IN: multicellular organismal development, regulation of transcription; LOCATED IN: cellular_component unknown; CONTAINS InterPro DOMAIN/s: No apical meristem (NAM) protein (InterPro:IPR003441); BEST Arabidopsis thaliana protein match is: NAC domain containing protein 63 (TAIR:AT3G55210.1); Has 1722 Blast hits to 1720 proteins in 58 species: Archae - 0; Bacteria - 0; Metazoa - 0; Fungi - 0; Plants - 1722; Viruses - 0; Other Eukaryotes - 0 (source: NCBI BLink).), with translation MFDFKIFTFSFAQSKYLENIREKTLTEVSTSDIELLRRNSQPFRRATPCSLTVDLQANSFTPKLQSYLMMMPGRNKRKERSWPEPQTQPQSEIPSSSSSLAADNMSPPSTIAYVLPPGFKFMPNDKEVINCYLKPYSDGNTNVLLNVPIHRVNIYESNPQTLSGRNVATLTEDIGTQKWLPKRFKAGDGVVGNKRPLAYYVGKPSEGVKTDWLMQEYSLDHSSHNTTR, from the exons ATGTTCGATTTCAAAATCTTCACGTTCAGTTTTGCTCAAAGTAAGTATCTTGAGAACATTCGCGAAAAGACATTAACCGAAGTGAGTACTAGTGACATAGAGCTTCTCCGACGAAATTCACAGCCTTTCCGGCGAGCTACACCATGCTCACTCACAGTCGACCTTCAGGCAAACTCTTTCACACCAAAG CTCCAAAGTTACTTGATGATGATGCCTGGAAGAAACAAGCGCAAAGAAAGATCCTGGCCGGAACCGCAAACGCAACCACAGTCAgagattccttcttcttcgtcttctttggCAGCTGATAACATGTCTCCTCCGTCGACGATAGCTTACGTATTACCGCCAGGTTTTAAGTTTATGCCAAACGATAAAGAAGTCATCAATTGTTACTTGAAACCTTACTCGGACGGCAACACCAACGTATTGCTCAATGTTCCTATTCATCGCGTCAATATCTACGAGTCGAATCCACAGACACTTTCAG GCAGAAACGTGGCGACACTGACGGAGGATATTGGCACGCAAAAGTGGCTGCCCAAAAGATTTAAAGCTGGAGATGGTGTCGTTGGCAACAAAAGGCCACTTGCATACTACGTTGGGAAACCATCAGAAGGCGTCAAAACTGATTGGTTAATGCAAGAATACTCTCTTGATCACTCTTCTCACAACACGACAAGGTAA
- a CDS encoding hydroxyproline-rich glycoprotein family protein (hydroxyproline-rich glycoprotein family protein; BEST Arabidopsis thaliana protein match is: zinc finger (C3HC4-type RING finger) family protein (TAIR:AT3G10810.1); Has 25302 Blast hits to 15852 proteins in 1026 species: Archae - 46; Bacteria - 3146; Metazoa - 8883; Fungi - 4295; Plants - 4804; Viruses - 810; Other Eukaryotes - 3318 (source: NCBI BLink).), with amino-acid sequence MGKNTVEEQNLPVSDGAASARNNGGGGISTCCCCDWISSYFSLRCVLILAFSAAVFLSALFWLPPFLGFADPGDLDLDPRFKDHRIVASFDVGKPISFMEDNLMQLENDITDEISFPMTKVVVLALERLGDLNRTMVIFAIDPEKENSKIPAEIESLIKAAFETLVQKQLSFRLTESLFGEPFFFEVLKFPGGITVIPPQPIFPLQKAQLLFNFTLNFSIYQIQSNFEELASQLKKGINLASYENLYITLSNSRGSTVAPPTIVHSSVLLTFGSSSRLKQLAQTITSSHSKNLGLNHTVFGKVKQVRLSSILPHSPATSSTPSPSPQPETHQYPHHHPHHHHHHHELAPEPSLSPPTKGFAPASAPTKHSPLPPRNPPCPYEQRRPKGNSALNHHTAPPTPAPHRSQPHPPAPNPAPPRHHAIPVSSPLPHVVFAHIPPPSKSSPESEPTGEKSPSPAPTPCKSSSLTQFSRSASLN; translated from the exons ATGGGGAAGAATACCGTCGAGGAGCAGAATCTCCCTGTGAGCGACGGAGCTGCTTCGGCTAGGAATAACGGAGGTGGAGGAATAAGCACATGTTGTTGCTGCGATTGGATCTCTAGCTACTTTAGTCTCAGATGCGTTTTGATTCTTGCTTTTTCTGCTGCTGTGTTTCTCTCCGCCTTGTTTTGGTTACCTCCATTCCTCGGATTTGCAGATCCAGGGGATCTAGATCTCGATCCAAGGTTTAAAG ATCACAGAATAGTGGCGAGTTTTGATGTTGGAAAACCAATTTCGTTCATGGAAGACAATTTGATGCAGCTTGAGAATGATATCACTGATGAAATAAGCTTTCCCATGACCAAA GTTGTGGTATTAGCGCTTGAACGCTTGGGTGATCTTAACAGAACAATGGTTATTTTTGCCATTGATCCTGAGAAGGAGAATTCTAAGATACCTGCCGAAATAGAGAGTCTGATCAAGGCAGCTTTTGAAACTCTGGTCCAAAAGCAGTTGTCTTTCCGTTTGACTGAATCCTTGTTTGGGGAACCATTCTTTTTCGAGGTGCTAAAATTCCCTGGAGGAATCACTGTGATCCCTCCCCAGCCTATATTTCCCCTGCAGAAGGCCCAACTTCTTTTCAACTTCACATTAAACTTTTCGATTTACCAAATTCAATCAAACTTTGAGGAACTCGCTAGCCAGCTGAAGAAGGGCATAAATCTGGCTTCCTATGAG AACTTGTACATAACCTTGTCAAATTCCAGAGGTTCAACAGTGGCGCCTCCTACTATAGTTCATTCTTCTGTTCTACTCACATTCGGTTCATCTTCGAGGTTGAAGCAACTTGCTCAAACTATCACTAGCTCCCATTCCAAAAATCTCGGCCTAAACCATACCGTATTTGGTAAGGTTAAGCAAGTCCGTCTTTCCTCAATCTTGCCACATTCACCTGCCACATCATCAACCCCTTCCCCTTCTCCTCAACCTGAAACCCACCAATACCcccatcatcatcctcatcatcatcaccaccatcatGAACTTGCTCCAGAACCTTCACTCTCACCTCCAACTAAAGGCTTTGCACCTGCATCAGCGCCAACCAAACACTCACCTTTACCCCCGAGAAACCCGCCTTGCCCTTACGAGCAGAGGAGACCAAAAGGAAACAGTGCTCTAAACCATCATACTGCACCACCAACGCCTGCACCACACCGGTCTCAGCCACACCCACCAGCACCAAACCCAGCCCCGCCACGTCATCATGCCATACCAGTATCTAGCCCACTTCCCCACGTTGTATTTGCTCATATCCCACCTCCATCAAAAAGCAGCCCAGAATCAGAACCTACAGGCGAAAAATCTCCCTCACCTGCTCCAACCCCATGtaagtcttcttctctaactCAGTTCTCAAGATCTGCATCACTGAACTAA
- a CDS encoding hydroxyproline-rich glycoprotein family protein (hydroxyproline-rich glycoprotein family protein; FUNCTIONS IN: molecular_function unknown; INVOLVED IN: biological_process unknown; LOCATED IN: cellular_component unknown; EXPRESSED IN: 22 plant structures; EXPRESSED DURING: 13 growth stages; BEST Arabidopsis thaliana protein match is: zinc finger (C3HC4-type RING finger) family protein (TAIR:AT3G10810.1); Has 30201 Blast hits to 17322 proteins in 780 species: Archae - 12; Bacteria - 1396; Metazoa - 17338; Fungi - 3422; Plants - 5037; Viruses - 0; Other Eukaryotes - 2996 (source: NCBI BLink).), translating into MGKNTVEEQNLPVSDGAASARNNGGGGISTCCCCDWISSYFSLRCVLILAFSAAVFLSALFWLPPFLGFADPGDLDLDPRFKDHRIVASFDVGKPISFMEDNLMQLENDITDEISFPMTKVVVLALERLGDLNRTMVIFAIDPEKENSKIPAEIESLIKAAFETLVQKQLSFRLTESLFGEPFFFEVLKFPGGITVIPPQPIFPLQKAQLLFNFTLNFSIYQIQSNFEELASQLKKGINLASYENLYITLSNSRGSTVAPPTIVHSSVLLTFGSSSRLKQLAQTITSSHSKNLGLNHTVFGKVKQVRLSSILPHSPATSSTPSPSPQPETHQYPHHHPHHHHHHHELAPEPSLSPPTKGFAPASAPTKHSPLPPRNPPCPYEQRRPKGNSALNHHTAPPTPAPHRSQPHPPAPNPAPPRHHAIPVSSPLPHVVFAHIPPPSKSSPESEPTGEKSPSPAPTPSSASIGPTFKKASSQLLVVVVAVIIICL; encoded by the exons ATGGGGAAGAATACCGTCGAGGAGCAGAATCTCCCTGTGAGCGACGGAGCTGCTTCGGCTAGGAATAACGGAGGTGGAGGAATAAGCACATGTTGTTGCTGCGATTGGATCTCTAGCTACTTTAGTCTCAGATGCGTTTTGATTCTTGCTTTTTCTGCTGCTGTGTTTCTCTCCGCCTTGTTTTGGTTACCTCCATTCCTCGGATTTGCAGATCCAGGGGATCTAGATCTCGATCCAAGGTTTAAAG ATCACAGAATAGTGGCGAGTTTTGATGTTGGAAAACCAATTTCGTTCATGGAAGACAATTTGATGCAGCTTGAGAATGATATCACTGATGAAATAAGCTTTCCCATGACCAAA GTTGTGGTATTAGCGCTTGAACGCTTGGGTGATCTTAACAGAACAATGGTTATTTTTGCCATTGATCCTGAGAAGGAGAATTCTAAGATACCTGCCGAAATAGAGAGTCTGATCAAGGCAGCTTTTGAAACTCTGGTCCAAAAGCAGTTGTCTTTCCGTTTGACTGAATCCTTGTTTGGGGAACCATTCTTTTTCGAGGTGCTAAAATTCCCTGGAGGAATCACTGTGATCCCTCCCCAGCCTATATTTCCCCTGCAGAAGGCCCAACTTCTTTTCAACTTCACATTAAACTTTTCGATTTACCAAATTCAATCAAACTTTGAGGAACTCGCTAGCCAGCTGAAGAAGGGCATAAATCTGGCTTCCTATGAG AACTTGTACATAACCTTGTCAAATTCCAGAGGTTCAACAGTGGCGCCTCCTACTATAGTTCATTCTTCTGTTCTACTCACATTCGGTTCATCTTCGAGGTTGAAGCAACTTGCTCAAACTATCACTAGCTCCCATTCCAAAAATCTCGGCCTAAACCATACCGTATTTGGTAAGGTTAAGCAAGTCCGTCTTTCCTCAATCTTGCCACATTCACCTGCCACATCATCAACCCCTTCCCCTTCTCCTCAACCTGAAACCCACCAATACCcccatcatcatcctcatcatcatcaccaccatcatGAACTTGCTCCAGAACCTTCACTCTCACCTCCAACTAAAGGCTTTGCACCTGCATCAGCGCCAACCAAACACTCACCTTTACCCCCGAGAAACCCGCCTTGCCCTTACGAGCAGAGGAGACCAAAAGGAAACAGTGCTCTAAACCATCATACTGCACCACCAACGCCTGCACCACACCGGTCTCAGCCACACCCACCAGCACCAAACCCAGCCCCGCCACGTCATCATGCCATACCAGTATCTAGCCCACTTCCCCACGTTGTATTTGCTCATATCCCACCTCCATCAAAAAGCAGCCCAGAATCAGAACCTACAGGCGAAAAATCTCCCTCACCTGCTCCAACCCCAT CTTCTGCGAGCATTGGTCCAACCTTCAAAAAGGCATCATCACAGCTCCTTGTAGTAGTAGTAGCCGTCATAATCATCTGtctgtaa
- a CDS encoding RING/U-box superfamily protein (RING/U-box superfamily protein; FUNCTIONS IN: zinc ion binding; INVOLVED IN: biological_process unknown; LOCATED IN: cellular_component unknown; EXPRESSED IN: 18 plant structures; EXPRESSED DURING: 11 growth stages; CONTAINS InterPro DOMAIN/s: Zinc finger, RING-type (InterPro:IPR001841), Zinc finger, C3HC4 RING-type (InterPro:IPR018957); BEST Arabidopsis thaliana protein match is: RING-H2 finger C1A (TAIR:AT2G40830.3); Has 35333 Blast hits to 34131 proteins in 2444 species: Archae - 798; Bacteria - 22429; Metazoa - 974; Fungi - 991; Plants - 531; Viruses - 0; Other Eukaryotes - 9610 (source: NCBI BLink).), producing the protein MSSIRNTHWCHRCQRAVWLRARDAVCSYCGGGFVEEIDIGPSRAHRDVERDPTFDLMEAFSAFMRSRLAERSYDREISGRLGSAGSESFSNLAPLLIFGGQAPFRLAGGDNSSVEAFVNGAAPGIGIARGTNAGDYFFGPGLEELIEQLSSGTHHRGPPPAPKSSIDALPTIKITQKHLKSSDSHCPVCKDEFELKSEAKQMPCHHIYHSDCIVPWLVQHNSCPVCRKELPSRGSSSSTQSSQNRSTNGRENSRRRNIFSNLWPFRSSSSSSTQNRRDTNNTATAEEGHYHHHQQQQQQHQHQHQQQQSHMGYSGWPFDY; encoded by the coding sequence ATGTCAAGTATTCGGAATACTCATTGGTGTCACAGATGTCAACGTGCTGTTTGGCTTCGAGCTCGAGATGCTGTCTGTTCATATTGTGGAGGAGGGTTTGTTGAGGAAATCGATATAGGACCGAGTAGAGCTCACAGGGATGTTGAGCGTGATCCAACCTTTGATCTCATGGAAGCTTTCTCAGCCTTTATGAGAAGCCGTTTAGCTGAAAGAAGCTATGACCGAGAAATCAGCGGAAGACTTGGCTCTGCGGGTTCTGAAAGCTTTTCAAACTTGGCTCCTCTATTGATCTTTGGTGGCCAAGCTCCCTTTCGATTGGCTGGTGGTGATAATAGTTCAGTTGAAGCCTTTGTCAATGGCGCAGCACCTGGAATTGGTATCGCACGTGGCACCAATGCCGGAGACTATTTTTTTGGACCCGGTCTTGAAGAACTGATTGAACAGCTTTCCTCAGGCACTCATCACCGAGGCCCACCACCAGCACCGAAATCATCAATTGATGCATTGCCAACCATCAAGATCACACAGAAGCATCTCAAGTCATCAGACTCTCACTGCCCGGTTTGCAAAGACGAGTTCGAACTGAAATCAGAAGCAAAACAGATGCCGTGTCACCATATCTATCATTCTGACTGCATTGTCCCGTGGCTGGTTCAGCATAACTCATGCCCAGTCTGTCGTAAAGAGTTGCCATCCAGAGGATCTTCTTCAAGCACACAGAGTAGTCAGAACAGAAGCACCAATGGAAGAGAAAACAGCAGAAGAAGGAACATTTTCTCTAACCTCTGGCCATTCCGCTCGTCTAGCTCAAGCTCGACTCAAAACCGCAGAGACACAAACAACACAGCAACTGCAGAAGAAGGCcactatcatcatcaccagcagcaacagcaacaacatcaacatcaacatcaacaacaacaatcccATATGGGTTACAGTGGATGGCCTTTTGACTATTAA
- a CDS encoding SET domain-containing protein → MATSRRLRAFKRWMQANGVDCSEALNLVDDENDGVSVRAFCDLKEGDVVANISKTACLTIKTSGAREMIESADLDGSLGLSVALMYERSLGEESPWAGYLQILPIQEDLPLVWSLEDLDSLLSGTELHKLVKEDHVLIYEDWKENILPLTSSLPQNVDSDSFGIKEYLAAKSLIASRSFEIDDYHGSGMVPLADLFNHKTGAEDVHFTHESDSEADESDNDDAANETTDEDEPSSKISSSPEQSFEEVPGENTDDEAKEEEEEEEEEEEGEEEEEGEEEEENSSMLQNDQSGLKMIMVKDVSAGAEVFNTYGLMGNAALLHRYGFTELDNPYDIVNIDLELVTEWSTSSFTSRYTRARLALWRKLGYTGCESQNSEYFEVSSTGEPQTELLILLYILLLPDDTYNKLDLAESTTGASPSKEGKRSSSYEITIGKHKFVYGESGNDILLTDGVCEALLTIVDKRESLYGSLSSLEDDIVRVKTCCLPRDRRLYHSLVLRVSERKILKKLRSYIHTQTNESSSGKRRKKMVPKS, encoded by the exons ATGGCCACAAG TAGGAGATTAAGAGCATTCAAGAGATGGATGCAAGCTAACGGCGTTGATTGCAGCGAAGCTCTCAACCTCGTCGACGACGAAAACGATGGTGTCTCTGTGAGAGCATTCTGCGATTTGAAGGAAGGAGATGTTGTTGCCAATATCTCAAAAACTGCTTGTCTCACTATCAAAACCAGTGGAGCTCGTGAGATGATCGAATCTGCTGATTTAGATGGAAGTTTAGGTCTCTCTGTGGCTCTCATGTACGAGAGAAGCTTAGGTGAAGAATCTCCTTGGGCTGGTTATCTTCAGATTCTTCCTATTCAAGAAGATTTGCCTCTTGTTTGGTCTCTTGAAGACTTAGATTCTCTCTTATCTGGAACTGAGCTTCATAAG TTGGTGAAGGAAGATCATGTTCTTATATATGAGGATtggaaagaaaacattttgcCGCTTACCTCTTCACTGCCTCAGAATGTTGATTCTGATTCGTTTGGAATCAAAGAGTATCTTGCTGCTAAGAGTTTAATTGCTTCACGGTCTTTCGAAATCGATGATTACCATGGATCCGGGATGGTTCCTCTTGCAGACCT CTTTAATCATAAAACTGGGGCAGAAGACGTTCACTTCACTCATGAATCCGATTCTGAAGCTGATGAATCTGACAACGATGATGCTGCAAATGAGACCACTGATGAAGACGAGCCTTCCAGTAAAATTTCTTCCTCGCCTGAGCAGTCTTTTGAGGAAGTTCCTGGTGAAAACACTGATGACgaagccaaagaagaagaagaagaagaagaagaagaagaagaaggagaagaagaagaagaaggagaagaggaagaagaaaactcttcAATGCTGCAAAATGATCAATCCGGTCTAAAAATGATTATGGTGAAGGATGTCTCAGCTGGAGCTGAG GTATTCAATACATACGGTTTGATGGGTAATGCTGCATTACTCCACAGGTACGGATTTACAGAGCTCGATAATCCATATGACATAGTAAACATAGATCTAGAATTAGTAACCGAATGGAGCACATCCTCATTCACAAGCCGGTACACTCGAGCTAGACTGGCCTTGTGGAGAAAACTAGGTTACACAGGATGCGAGAGTCAAAACTCAGAATACTTTGAGGTATCTTCAACCGGAGAACCCCAAACCGAGCTCCTGATCCTACTCTATATACTGCTCTTACCAGACGACACATACAATAAACTGGATCTAGCTGAATCAACAACAGGAGCTTCTCCCtcgaaagaaggaaaaagatcttcttcttacGAGATAACAATTGGGAAACACAAGTTTGTGTATGGAGAAAGCGGAAATGATATTCTTCTGACAGATGGTGTTTGTGAAGCTCTTCTAACTATTGTGGATAAGCGAGAGAGTTTATATGGATCATTGAGCTCATTGGAAGATGACATTGTTAGGGTGAAGACTTGTTGTCTTCCGAGAGACAGGAGACTATATCATTCGCTTGTGTTGCGTGTGAGTGAGAGGAAGATTCTAAAGAAGCTTAGGAGCTACATCCATACCCAGACCAATGAGTCTTCCAGCGGAAAGCGCCGGAAGAAGATGGTTCCAAAATCCTAG